In Dromaius novaehollandiae isolate bDroNov1 chromosome 3, bDroNov1.hap1, whole genome shotgun sequence, the following are encoded in one genomic region:
- the OTOR gene encoding otoraplin — MFVQMFGFSIKDRHCWTCRAVERCCSKEHRVKMTQRICLVILLLCLGLMYPLITGIFMDKLASKKMCADDDCVYTISLARAEEDYNAPDCRFINIKKGQLIYVYSKLVKEKESGEFWAGSVYGEQYEDHMGTVGYFPSSLVSEQHVYQVANKTVPTTDIDFFCE, encoded by the exons ATGTTTGTCCAGATGTTTGGCTTCTCCATAAAAGATAGGCATTGCTGGACCTGCCGTGCAGTTGAGAGGTGTTGTAGCAAAGAACACAGGGTAAAAATGACCCAACGTATTTGTCTGGTTATTTTACTTCTGTGCCTTGGATTAATGTACCCTCTTATAACGGGAATTTTTATGGACAAACTTGCCAGCAAGAAGATGTGTGCTGATGATGACTGTGTCT ACACCATTTCCCTCGCCAGAGCAGAAGAGGATTATAATGCTCCAGACTGCAGattcattaatattaaaaagggGCAACTGATTTATGTTTATTCAAAactagtgaaagaaaaagaatctggaGAATTCTGGGCTGGAAGT GTTTATGGAGAACAGTATGAAGACCATATGGGGACAGTTGGTTATTTCCCTAGCAGTTTAGTCTCGGAACAACATGTCTATCAAGTAGCAAATAAGACTGTTCCTACAACG GACATTGATTTCTTCTGTGAATAG